A section of the Natronolimnobius sp. AArcel1 genome encodes:
- a CDS encoding ABC transporter ATP-binding protein, which yields MAELTLDNVTKNFDDGGDVITAVDNVSVEIEDGEFLVLVGPSGCGKSTTLRMIAGLETISDGQIAIGNTVVNDAPAQQRDIAMVFQSYALYPHMTVRENMRFGLEESTSMSKDEMNARVDEAAETLEISELLDRKPGELSGGQQQRVALGRAIVRDPSVFLMDEPLSNLDAKLRSGMRMELQRLQEDLDVTTVYVTHDQTEAMTMGDRIAILNNGTLQQVATPLECYHRPRNLFVAGFIGEPSMNFFDVTLEGDRLVGDNFDFEYPLSQSIQDDLDGTKELVLGIRPEDIELVETETGDHVFPAVVDVVEPMGNENNLLVRFPNSPADDDDASDGTSITFNAIVDGMRHIEEDTDYRVEFPESAIHLFDRASGTAIHNRTIEQETELLGTRI from the coding sequence ATGGCTGAACTTACACTCGACAACGTAACGAAGAACTTCGACGACGGCGGTGACGTCATCACGGCCGTCGACAACGTCTCGGTCGAAATCGAGGACGGTGAATTCCTCGTGCTCGTCGGCCCATCGGGCTGCGGGAAGTCGACGACGCTGCGAATGATCGCCGGCCTCGAGACGATTTCGGACGGACAGATCGCTATTGGAAACACTGTCGTCAACGACGCACCAGCCCAGCAACGGGACATCGCGATGGTGTTCCAGAGCTACGCGCTGTACCCGCACATGACCGTCCGGGAGAACATGCGCTTTGGCCTCGAGGAATCGACCTCGATGTCGAAAGACGAGATGAACGCCCGCGTCGACGAGGCAGCCGAAACACTCGAGATTTCCGAACTGCTCGACCGGAAACCCGGTGAGCTCTCGGGTGGCCAGCAACAACGAGTTGCACTCGGTCGAGCAATCGTTCGAGATCCGTCGGTGTTCCTCATGGACGAGCCGTTGTCGAATCTCGATGCGAAGCTTCGCTCGGGGATGCGCATGGAACTCCAGCGCCTGCAAGAAGACCTCGACGTTACGACCGTCTACGTGACACACGATCAGACCGAAGCGATGACCATGGGCGACCGAATCGCGATTCTGAACAACGGCACGCTCCAACAGGTCGCGACGCCGCTCGAGTGCTATCACCGTCCACGGAATCTGTTCGTCGCTGGGTTCATCGGCGAACCCTCGATGAACTTCTTCGATGTGACACTCGAGGGAGATCGCCTCGTTGGCGACAACTTCGACTTCGAGTATCCGCTCTCGCAGTCGATTCAAGACGACCTCGACGGGACGAAAGAGCTAGTGCTTGGAATCCGTCCAGAAGATATTGAGCTCGTCGAGACGGAGACTGGCGACCACGTGTTCCCGGCAGTCGTCGACGTCGTCGAGCCGATGGGGAACGAGAACAACCTGCTCGTTCGGTTCCCGAACTCGCCAGCAGACGACGACGATGCGTCGGACGGGACGTCAATTACGTTCAACGCTATCGTCGACGGCATGCGCCACATCGAGGAAGACACGGACTACCGTGTCGAGTTCCCTGAATCCGCGATTCACCTCTTCGATCGAGCATCAGGAACGGCGATTCACAATCGAACGATCGAGCAGGAAACAGAACTGCTCGGCACTCGAATCTGA
- a CDS encoding DUF4013 domain-containing protein, translating to MWEALRYPFRGDHAEKALLAAWLCVFVHTIALPVIALLPLFGYATRVLARGDTSSPPPFLERTVLSQSLGAVVVLIAYAVIPVATTIATIYLFVGNGEPPAEADAIFFLFGSTATLIVLAIFAYFLPIGLGNYGRNHTLRASVTNLTTVAGNAIYFVGWASGTMLFLVGIAISSALVDAGGFFTVLGSFAGAYTVIVASRRIGRSYADSV from the coding sequence ATGTGGGAAGCACTCAGGTATCCGTTCCGGGGAGACCACGCTGAGAAGGCACTTCTCGCCGCGTGGCTCTGTGTCTTCGTGCATACGATTGCACTCCCCGTGATTGCATTACTCCCGCTGTTTGGCTACGCGACTCGAGTGCTTGCTCGCGGTGATACCTCATCACCACCACCATTTCTCGAGCGTACGGTGCTTAGCCAGAGCCTTGGCGCAGTGGTCGTACTTATTGCCTATGCGGTGATTCCAGTCGCAACCACGATTGCAACGATCTATCTCTTCGTTGGGAACGGTGAACCACCGGCAGAAGCCGACGCCATCTTCTTTCTCTTTGGCTCGACAGCAACGCTGATCGTCCTCGCGATTTTCGCGTACTTCCTGCCGATCGGACTCGGAAACTACGGACGCAATCATACGCTTCGAGCCAGCGTGACGAATCTAACGACGGTCGCTGGAAACGCCATCTACTTCGTCGGGTGGGCATCCGGAACGATGCTCTTTCTCGTCGGCATTGCCATCTCGAGTGCATTAGTTGACGCTGGCGGCTTCTTCACCGTATTGGGGTCGTTCGCCGGAGCCTACACTGTCATCGTTGCGAGCCGCCGTATCGGTCGGAGTTACGCCGATTCGGTGTAG
- a CDS encoding amidohydrolase family protein: protein MTRTIIRNGTIVSLDPDIGQLDEGDILIEDGEIVDIGQGLSASDAEEIDAEGQIVLPGFVDSHIHLAQTQVRGIAGDWSLMGEYFEHMLGNITGLYQPEDMYLGGLFGALEKLHTGTTTVLDWSYPNTLEHAERAVDALEETGIRAVYTYGPGGDDSAKWWYNSDVCLPEQDIRELYNERIRDDDLLTLGIGLRGPDFCTDEAACSDLDMARDLGALATVHMGATLWPSSVYGDDYQGFGCLHDMLGPDVNIAHGNHFSQEDINHAVEQGVSFSATPEVEMQMGHGIPVTGKVLEAGGRPAWGVDVCSNISGDMTTQMRIGLQVQRMFENQAVLENDEEVTGVQTTARDTLEMATIEGAKALNLEDEIGTLTPGKRADIITIRTDDFMTAPCHSPIQTVVFQSDSSHIDTVLVDGEPVKRDGELLSNAASEEFDRFVASGKRLVDEAGLDLE from the coding sequence ATGACACGAACGATCATACGGAATGGAACGATCGTCTCACTCGACCCGGATATTGGCCAGTTGGACGAGGGCGATATCCTGATCGAGGACGGTGAAATCGTCGACATCGGACAGGGGCTGAGTGCGTCGGATGCTGAAGAGATTGACGCAGAAGGGCAGATCGTGCTGCCTGGATTCGTTGACTCGCACATTCACCTTGCACAGACCCAGGTACGGGGGATTGCCGGAGACTGGTCGCTCATGGGAGAATACTTCGAGCACATGCTTGGCAACATCACCGGACTCTACCAGCCCGAAGACATGTATCTTGGCGGCCTCTTCGGCGCGCTGGAGAAACTCCATACGGGAACGACCACCGTCTTGGATTGGTCGTACCCCAATACGCTCGAGCACGCCGAACGGGCCGTCGACGCGCTGGAGGAAACTGGAATCCGAGCGGTGTACACCTACGGTCCGGGGGGTGACGACTCTGCAAAGTGGTGGTACAACAGCGACGTCTGTCTCCCCGAACAGGACATTCGTGAACTGTACAACGAACGGATCCGTGACGACGACCTGCTTACCCTGGGTATCGGGCTTCGGGGGCCGGATTTCTGTACCGATGAGGCCGCCTGCAGTGACCTGGACATGGCGAGAGACCTCGGTGCGCTCGCGACCGTCCATATGGGGGCGACGTTGTGGCCCTCCTCGGTCTATGGTGACGACTACCAAGGCTTTGGCTGTCTTCACGACATGCTCGGCCCGGATGTCAACATCGCCCACGGGAACCACTTCTCCCAGGAAGACATCAACCACGCCGTCGAACAGGGCGTTTCCTTCTCCGCGACACCAGAAGTCGAGATGCAGATGGGCCACGGCATCCCCGTCACCGGAAAGGTACTCGAGGCCGGTGGCCGCCCTGCCTGGGGTGTTGACGTCTGTTCGAACATCAGCGGCGACATGACCACGCAAATGCGAATCGGACTGCAAGTTCAGCGGATGTTCGAGAATCAGGCAGTCCTTGAGAACGACGAAGAGGTCACTGGCGTCCAGACGACAGCCCGCGACACGCTCGAGATGGCGACAATCGAGGGTGCAAAGGCGCTGAATCTCGAGGACGAAATCGGGACGCTTACGCCTGGCAAGCGAGCAGACATCATCACGATCCGGACTGATGATTTCATGACTGCGCCGTGTCACTCGCCAATCCAGACCGTTGTCTTCCAGTCTGATTCCTCGCACATCGATACCGTGCTGGTCGACGGCGAACCTGTCAAACGCGATGGCGAATTGCTGAGCAATGCTGCCAGCGAAGAGTTCGACCGCTTTGTTGCGTCCGGCAAGCGCCTCGTCGATGAGGCTGGGCTGGACCTCGAGTAG
- a CDS encoding TetR/AcrR family transcriptional regulator, whose amino-acid sequence MSDSDDRAASRDTREAIMEATFRALRTHGYTDLRMRDIGEEMDLTRQVIHYHFDGKYDLMSSFLEYIIEQYEGSVEIDPDTDPKTELDARINQCLFGPKFTEFTHWDRMKVYHELYTYAQNDGQHREIFNAHYDRIRGSIVDVVEDGIEQGVFRDVDAERMGQLITDVIHAARGRRISLGHEDAPDEARQAIDEFILESLYA is encoded by the coding sequence ATGAGCGATTCCGATGACCGGGCTGCCTCGCGGGACACACGTGAGGCGATCATGGAGGCGACGTTTCGTGCGCTGAGAACGCACGGATATACGGATCTCCGGATGCGCGACATCGGCGAAGAGATGGACCTGACCAGACAAGTCATCCACTACCACTTCGACGGGAAGTACGATCTCATGTCCTCGTTTCTCGAGTACATTATCGAGCAGTACGAGGGGAGCGTCGAGATAGACCCAGATACAGATCCGAAGACGGAACTCGATGCCCGAATTAACCAGTGTCTGTTCGGTCCCAAATTCACCGAATTCACACACTGGGACCGCATGAAGGTGTACCACGAACTGTATACGTACGCCCAGAACGACGGCCAGCACCGAGAAATATTCAACGCACACTACGATCGAATTCGGGGCAGCATCGTTGACGTTGTCGAAGATGGAATCGAACAGGGCGTGTTCCGTGACGTCGACGCCGAACGAATGGGTCAACTAATCACGGACGTGATCCACGCTGCACGTGGCCGACGGATTTCGCTCGGCCACGAAGACGCCCCAGACGAGGCGCGCCAAGCGATCGACGAGTTCATCCTCGAGTCGCTATACGCGTAG
- a CDS encoding sodium:solute symporter: protein MLYVGYRTEQWIESSSDFIVSGREINYLVIGAGFAAIGLAGSQASSLPEFAVNLGLLPASLYMLTWCVFLVIFGWKIAPYIRRSGVYTTSEWMEQRFDRRTRIVAAIGSALGIIGVVAAQFVGLGLIITELTDVSYLYVSFAILLITLIYMYLGGLWAVTVNDVIQVVIGAVAMLVVAAWLFITFGSPAWLAANAPEMASLSGTGAMEPIALTFNSPLTWFIGWGALIIGNQYYWIRLVSARSEADAKKGTILGGVLTAVFFSLLLALPGAYVVAAYGLPADAGYHSGGVFGVLLLEMPPLLDAFVLIALISALMSTASTAIIGIVSILIRDVWEPLMGQATTSDDLMGPSRLFTVLIGVAAWVWAVMWQETAALMLALGWSFIAPLVSVVLLGLLWPRLTSSGAFYGITLGIISVLIWQYGPWNLGVYAHETWIGIFVPAIVAIALSFVTEPPYYGADDWETNSKPDTKPSGASDGHRQPDLQGIAVELSKPWTPSKRWNSFVENRGRTKGGLLPTLLRYDADSSPEADHNE from the coding sequence ATGTTGTATGTTGGGTATCGGACGGAACAGTGGATTGAGTCGTCATCAGACTTCATTGTCTCTGGTCGAGAAATCAACTATCTCGTTATTGGGGCTGGGTTCGCTGCAATCGGGTTAGCAGGTTCACAGGCATCATCACTCCCCGAATTTGCGGTCAATCTTGGATTGCTCCCGGCGTCGTTGTATATGCTCACGTGGTGTGTCTTTCTGGTCATCTTCGGCTGGAAAATCGCGCCCTACATCAGACGATCAGGCGTGTACACGACATCAGAGTGGATGGAGCAACGATTTGACCGACGAACACGAATTGTCGCCGCGATTGGGAGCGCACTCGGGATTATTGGTGTGGTTGCTGCACAGTTCGTCGGGCTGGGGCTCATCATCACCGAACTGACTGACGTTTCTTATCTGTATGTTTCGTTTGCAATTCTCCTGATCACGCTGATTTATATGTACCTCGGCGGTCTCTGGGCGGTGACGGTCAACGACGTTATTCAGGTCGTCATCGGCGCCGTTGCGATGCTCGTCGTCGCAGCCTGGCTGTTCATCACCTTCGGATCACCGGCCTGGTTAGCCGCTAACGCTCCTGAGATGGCCTCGCTCTCTGGGACCGGCGCGATGGAACCCATTGCCCTCACGTTCAATAGCCCACTCACGTGGTTTATCGGCTGGGGGGCCCTGATCATTGGCAACCAGTACTACTGGATTCGACTCGTCAGTGCACGCAGTGAAGCTGATGCGAAGAAAGGGACCATACTCGGCGGCGTCCTGACGGCAGTCTTCTTCTCACTGTTACTCGCACTCCCCGGAGCGTACGTCGTCGCTGCATACGGCTTACCCGCAGACGCTGGCTATCACTCAGGTGGCGTCTTCGGCGTCTTATTACTCGAGATGCCGCCTTTGCTCGATGCCTTCGTTCTGATCGCATTAATTTCGGCGCTGATGAGTACAGCATCGACGGCCATCATCGGCATCGTTTCGATTCTTATCCGTGACGTCTGGGAGCCATTGATGGGGCAGGCAACGACCTCTGATGATCTCATGGGCCCGAGTCGACTCTTTACCGTCTTGATTGGCGTTGCGGCATGGGTCTGGGCTGTGATGTGGCAAGAGACGGCAGCGTTGATGCTCGCGCTGGGGTGGTCGTTCATTGCTCCGTTAGTGTCAGTCGTGCTTCTTGGCCTACTGTGGCCGCGATTGACATCGTCCGGAGCGTTCTACGGTATCACACTCGGTATTATCAGCGTGCTCATCTGGCAGTACGGTCCCTGGAATCTCGGTGTGTACGCCCACGAGACGTGGATCGGAATCTTTGTCCCCGCGATCGTTGCCATCGCCCTGTCGTTTGTCACTGAACCGCCGTACTACGGGGCAGATGACTGGGAGACGAACTCGAAACCAGACACAAAGCCGTCGGGTGCGAGCGACGGCCACCGTCAACCCGACCTGCAGGGAATCGCTGTTGAACTCTCAAAGCCGTGGACGCCGAGCAAGCGATGGAACTCGTTCGTCGAAAACCGCGGCCGAACGAAAGGTGGACTGCTCCCAACCTTGCTTCGCTACGACGCAGACTCGAGCCCAGAGGCTGATCACAATGAGTGA
- a CDS encoding DoxX family membrane protein yields MTDRTTSAEPPSLLGRALYSGVLAYMAVDGFKSNEKRVEIADSKGVPLPEIMVPAATALLLVANIGILLWKYPRASAVGLIVFFLGTTPQIHDFWNMEGKDRNDNKINFCKNLALIGGAIVLLTEAHKDR; encoded by the coding sequence ATGACTGATCGGACGACGTCTGCTGAGCCTCCGTCGTTGCTTGGGCGAGCGCTCTACAGCGGCGTGTTGGCGTATATGGCGGTTGATGGGTTCAAAAGCAACGAAAAGCGCGTCGAGATCGCCGACTCGAAGGGAGTCCCACTCCCGGAAATTATGGTTCCTGCAGCGACTGCCCTCTTGCTCGTCGCGAATATAGGAATCTTGCTGTGGAAGTATCCGCGTGCCTCAGCCGTTGGGCTCATTGTGTTCTTCCTCGGGACAACACCGCAAATTCACGACTTCTGGAACATGGAGGGCAAAGACAGAAACGACAACAAAATTAACTTTTGTAAGAATTTGGCGCTCATTGGTGGGGCTATTGTTCTCCTAACTGAAGCCCACAAAGACAGGTAA
- a CDS encoding sialidase family protein, translating into MAVLIGTDDGLYRVEDVPFEDDEPEQVLDCGVVTAARTFDHTDGVFIASSSGAYRSTDGGLSWDDLGVPLGDRFWHAGESEVWSILATADGVLYAGTNDPYIYRSVDDGETWSELKGFRELPSRGHWESPIDPHYARLRALEAVPGRPERLIAGVEAGGIHLSNDGGQTWIDRRDTIIDDIHQVLPISEDVWLATTGYLDHNLENLGLGHAVGEGGLYRTTDAGESWTRIDTGNDFSYIRRVFVHDGTVFFCGGEEAPPAWVNDEHETALFESTNFGRDFERVAFPGEPHEVIETWAVHDGDLLCGSGLFDVPDQRDDVTGRLMRRRDGEYETVGRIDANVSRIAVV; encoded by the coding sequence ATGGCAGTACTCATCGGCACAGATGACGGGCTGTATCGCGTTGAAGACGTTCCGTTCGAAGACGACGAACCAGAACAGGTCCTCGATTGTGGCGTTGTCACGGCGGCCAGGACGTTCGACCACACGGATGGCGTATTCATCGCCTCCTCGAGTGGTGCGTATCGGTCGACGGATGGCGGCCTGAGCTGGGACGACCTCGGTGTCCCACTTGGAGATCGGTTCTGGCACGCCGGCGAGAGTGAAGTTTGGTCGATCCTCGCAACAGCAGACGGCGTGTTGTATGCCGGGACGAACGACCCCTACATCTACCGCTCGGTCGACGACGGCGAGACGTGGAGCGAACTCAAGGGCTTTCGAGAGTTGCCCTCGAGAGGCCACTGGGAGTCGCCAATCGACCCCCACTACGCACGATTGCGTGCGCTCGAGGCCGTGCCAGGACGACCGGAGCGACTCATCGCCGGGGTCGAAGCGGGCGGGATTCATCTCAGCAACGACGGCGGACAGACCTGGATCGATCGCCGCGACACGATCATTGACGACATTCATCAGGTTCTGCCGATCTCGGAAGACGTCTGGCTCGCAACAACGGGCTATCTCGACCACAACCTCGAGAATCTCGGTCTCGGACATGCCGTCGGTGAGGGAGGGCTGTACCGGACGACCGACGCCGGTGAGTCGTGGACGCGAATCGATACCGGGAACGACTTCTCGTACATCCGGCGGGTGTTCGTCCACGACGGGACCGTCTTTTTCTGTGGTGGCGAGGAGGCACCGCCTGCGTGGGTCAACGACGAACATGAGACGGCGCTGTTCGAATCGACTAACTTCGGACGGGACTTCGAACGAGTGGCGTTCCCCGGCGAACCACACGAAGTGATCGAGACGTGGGCGGTCCACGATGGCGACCTGCTCTGTGGCTCAGGTCTCTTTGACGTCCCGGACCAGCGCGACGATGTTACGGGTCGACTCATGCGACGCCGCGACGGCGAGTACGAGACCGTCGGTCGCATTGACGCCAACGTCAGCCGCATTGCCGTTGTCTAG
- a CDS encoding TatD family hydrolase: protein MDSTHPTKRPTDAAYVDDDFEPPTELLNLPWIDIHNHAHTLSWEDRERYALSGCEGMVMVSSGYHWTPYKPVRADDVRLLWDDAINRRSAIERNHFFEAKLGLGIHTGVRIEDPDELLEAMADYCALEDVVAIGETGVTPSQHVERWSLDEQRAIVEAQMELADAHDLPVLLHTPNQSVDAKRSYRPEVHTPGYEKNAGLGQEPVIDSDNPELEAVKIDVEAARDAGLDEKQVVASHADPNNTAYLMDETECYLSFTIGHSWLVGVTAADVANAIDEYGPERIMIDTDCANVLRTDPFALKRAIFELYRYGIDTDAIRQVVVENPRDVFGFAE from the coding sequence ATGGATTCGACACACCCAACGAAACGGCCGACCGATGCAGCGTACGTCGACGACGACTTCGAACCACCAACGGAACTTCTCAATCTCCCCTGGATCGACATCCATAACCACGCACACACACTCTCCTGGGAGGACCGCGAGCGCTACGCCCTCTCAGGCTGTGAGGGCATGGTCATGGTCTCATCGGGCTATCACTGGACGCCGTACAAGCCCGTCCGGGCCGACGACGTTCGATTGCTGTGGGACGATGCCATCAACCGCCGCAGTGCAATCGAACGCAATCACTTCTTCGAGGCGAAACTCGGGCTTGGGATCCACACGGGCGTTCGCATCGAGGACCCGGACGAACTCCTCGAGGCCATGGCTGACTACTGTGCGCTCGAGGATGTCGTCGCCATCGGCGAGACTGGCGTCACTCCGTCTCAACACGTCGAACGGTGGAGCCTCGACGAACAGCGCGCCATCGTCGAAGCCCAGATGGAACTCGCGGACGCCCACGACCTGCCTGTTCTCTTGCACACGCCGAATCAGTCAGTCGACGCCAAACGGTCGTACCGGCCAGAAGTCCATACGCCGGGGTACGAGAAGAACGCAGGACTGGGGCAGGAGCCAGTGATCGACAGCGACAATCCCGAACTTGAGGCAGTGAAAATCGACGTCGAAGCCGCTCGCGATGCAGGACTGGACGAGAAGCAGGTTGTTGCCTCCCACGCCGATCCGAACAACACCGCGTATCTAATGGACGAAACTGAGTGCTATCTGAGCTTTACCATCGGACACTCGTGGCTGGTCGGCGTCACCGCCGCAGATGTCGCCAATGCCATCGACGAGTACGGGCCGGAACGGATCATGATCGACACCGACTGTGCGAACGTTCTTCGAACAGACCCGTTCGCGCTCAAGCGAGCCATTTTCGAACTCTATCGCTACGGGATCGATACCGACGCGATCCGCCAGGTTGTCGTCGAAAATCCCCGCGACGTCTTCGGGTTCGCCGAGTAG
- a CDS encoding fumarylacetoacetate hydrolase family protein, with amino-acid sequence MRLGQYSTTEAAQHWCGVPTDDGSIINLAEAGREAGLEIPRSSSEFIATWNWQRKAELALEYADETGVGVYDADEVTRHAPIDDPGKVVCVGLNYEDHAEEGDNPIPDEPVLFSKFPTTVNDPDGTISWDPDLTEKVDYEAELVIVIGEEARRVDEEDAFDHVAGYLVGNDVSARDLQHGDGQWVRGKSLDGFAPIGPELVTTDEVSDPHDLEIWAEVNGERLQDSSTSNFIFGIDELVSFCSQAFTLEPGDLIFTGTPPGVGVYREPPVLLEDGDSVTIGIEELGELTNDCAFE; translated from the coding sequence ATGCGACTTGGACAATACAGTACGACGGAAGCAGCACAGCACTGGTGTGGCGTCCCAACCGACGACGGCTCCATCATCAATCTCGCGGAAGCCGGTCGCGAGGCCGGCCTCGAGATTCCACGCTCGAGCAGCGAGTTCATCGCGACGTGGAACTGGCAGCGCAAGGCCGAACTGGCCCTCGAGTACGCCGACGAAACCGGGGTTGGCGTCTACGACGCCGACGAGGTTACCCGCCATGCACCGATCGACGATCCGGGAAAGGTCGTCTGTGTTGGCCTCAATTATGAGGATCACGCCGAGGAGGGTGACAATCCGATCCCCGACGAACCCGTCCTCTTCTCGAAGTTCCCAACGACGGTGAACGATCCAGACGGGACGATTTCGTGGGACCCCGATCTGACTGAAAAAGTCGATTACGAAGCTGAACTCGTCATCGTCATCGGTGAGGAGGCCCGCCGCGTCGACGAAGAAGATGCCTTTGATCACGTCGCGGGCTATCTCGTTGGCAACGACGTGTCGGCGCGTGACCTCCAGCACGGCGACGGGCAGTGGGTCCGTGGAAAGAGCCTCGACGGCTTTGCACCAATCGGCCCCGAACTCGTCACAACCGACGAGGTCTCGGATCCACACGACCTCGAAATCTGGGCCGAAGTCAACGGAGAGCGACTGCAAGACTCCTCGACATCGAATTTCATCTTCGGCATTGACGAACTGGTTTCGTTCTGTAGCCAGGCGTTCACGCTCGAGCCGGGCGACCTCATCTTCACGGGAACGCCGCCGGGTGTCGGCGTCTACCGCGAGCCGCCGGTCTTGCTCGAGGACGGCGACAGTGTGACGATCGGTATCGAAGAACTGGGAGAACTGACGAACGACTGCGCGTTCGAGTGA
- a CDS encoding Zn-ribbon domain-containing OB-fold protein, whose amino-acid sequence MTELHSHSTSSPVPDPLPVDHAFVCDACDRRWYYTRQHCPSCGACEWSTYELEAGELLAWTDVAVTPNDVRSPNRIALVRFDDGVQLLAQATDDPMEIGDRVTFAGSYRLRDGGRADAPRLRPVE is encoded by the coding sequence ATGACTGAATTACATTCACACAGCACCTCGTCTCCGGTACCTGACCCACTTCCCGTCGATCACGCCTTCGTCTGTGATGCGTGTGACCGACGCTGGTACTACACCCGACAGCACTGTCCGTCCTGTGGCGCCTGCGAGTGGTCAACGTACGAACTCGAGGCGGGGGAACTCCTCGCGTGGACGGATGTCGCCGTAACACCGAACGACGTTCGCAGTCCAAATCGGATCGCACTCGTCCGCTTCGACGATGGTGTTCAACTACTGGCTCAGGCGACCGACGACCCGATGGAAATCGGCGACAGGGTCACGTTTGCAGGCTCGTATCGCCTCCGTGATGGCGGTCGTGCAGATGCACCACGACTTCGTCCCGTGGAGTGA
- a CDS encoding thiolase family protein, translating into MTGVSITGVGMTPFTASADRSVVELTTDAAVAALEDASLEPSEATSLHVGAALPEALETQGGIANAVTASLGLEGVRADRVENTSASGASAVHRAVDAVASDSSQTALVVGVEKMSLGETADVTEAMSRLVHEREYDQGLTLPSFAGLAAGQYLERYDAPREALSAVAVKNHANAASNPVAQLQREITVEGVRDSPLVADPLRLYDCCPMSDGAAALVLSAEPTADSVHIASVGSATGTHAIADRSDPIEIASVRHAGERTFEAAGLEPAAVDVACIHDAFTILELLELEELGFYDRGTAWEATLEGKTQRDGELPVNPGGGLKARGHPLGATGISQLIELTWQLRGDLPDDRRVTDPEIGFAINVAGFGNNSVCTLLEQ; encoded by the coding sequence ATGACTGGCGTTTCCATCACTGGTGTCGGGATGACACCGTTCACTGCGAGCGCAGATCGGTCGGTCGTTGAACTCACGACGGATGCGGCAGTGGCGGCGCTCGAAGATGCCAGTCTCGAGCCCTCAGAGGCAACCTCGCTCCACGTTGGGGCGGCGCTTCCTGAAGCACTCGAGACGCAAGGTGGCATCGCAAACGCGGTCACAGCCAGTCTTGGTCTCGAGGGCGTGCGAGCCGACCGCGTCGAAAACACCAGTGCGAGTGGAGCCAGCGCTGTCCATCGAGCCGTCGACGCGGTCGCAAGTGACTCCTCCCAGACGGCGCTTGTTGTCGGCGTCGAAAAGATGTCACTCGGCGAAACCGCTGATGTGACTGAGGCCATGAGCCGACTGGTCCACGAGCGAGAGTACGACCAGGGGCTGACGCTCCCGTCATTCGCCGGACTCGCCGCAGGACAGTACCTCGAGCGCTACGACGCGCCACGCGAGGCACTGTCTGCGGTTGCAGTGAAGAATCACGCCAATGCAGCGTCCAATCCCGTCGCACAGTTACAACGGGAGATCACCGTCGAGGGCGTTCGTGACTCACCACTTGTTGCTGATCCGTTGCGATTGTACGATTGCTGTCCGATGAGCGATGGCGCGGCAGCGCTCGTACTGAGCGCCGAACCAACAGCCGACAGTGTGCATATTGCAAGCGTCGGCAGTGCAACAGGAACGCACGCCATTGCTGACCGATCCGACCCAATCGAAATTGCAAGTGTCCGCCACGCCGGCGAGCGAACGTTTGAGGCGGCCGGGCTAGAGCCAGCAGCTGTCGATGTCGCGTGTATCCACGACGCCTTTACCATCCTCGAGTTGCTGGAACTCGAGGAACTGGGCTTTTACGACCGAGGGACTGCGTGGGAGGCTACTCTCGAGGGAAAGACCCAACGCGATGGCGAGTTGCCCGTCAACCCCGGTGGTGGACTGAAAGCGCGAGGACACCCACTCGGCGCGACTGGAATCTCGCAACTGATCGAACTGACGTGGCAACTCCGTGGTGACCTCCCGGACGACCGACGCGTCACCGACCCCGAAATCGGCTTCGCAATCAACGTCGCCGGCTTTGGCAACAACAGCGTGTGTACACTCCTTGAACAATGA